From Halobacillus sp. Marseille-Q1614, the proteins below share one genomic window:
- a CDS encoding ABC transporter ATP-binding protein, with protein sequence MKEEKTLQVRNLKKHFHLGKGKTLKAVDGVSFDIYKGETFGLVGESGCGKSTAGRTIMNLYKRTDGQVLFNSRDVHSLDTVDSFKLKRQMQMIFQDPYASLNPRSTVADIISEPMIVHKLYKTEKERLSRVYELLEEVGLNRDHANRYPHEFSGGQRQRIGIARALALDPDLIIADEPISALDVSVQAQVVNLLERIQEEKGLTYLFIAHDLSMVQHISDRIGVMYLGHMVELTTSEQLYDKPLHPYTQALLSAIPIPDPDVEDSREQVIIEGELPSPIDPPSGCVFRTRCPFVMKACAEIKPMWQEIENGHFAACHLYNDDIEDKTPIKGQPSLIKS encoded by the coding sequence ATGAAAGAAGAAAAAACACTCCAGGTCCGTAACCTGAAAAAGCACTTCCATCTAGGTAAAGGGAAAACCCTGAAAGCCGTAGATGGTGTTAGCTTTGATATATATAAAGGGGAAACATTCGGCCTTGTCGGTGAATCGGGATGCGGGAAGTCTACAGCGGGAAGAACAATTATGAACTTGTACAAACGGACAGACGGGCAGGTGCTTTTCAACTCCCGTGATGTCCACTCCCTTGATACAGTAGACAGTTTTAAATTAAAGAGACAGATGCAAATGATTTTTCAGGATCCCTACGCTTCCTTAAATCCACGGTCTACGGTCGCAGATATTATTTCAGAGCCGATGATAGTTCATAAACTGTACAAGACAGAAAAAGAGCGGTTAAGCCGTGTCTATGAATTATTAGAAGAAGTCGGGCTGAATCGCGACCATGCGAACAGGTACCCGCATGAATTCAGCGGAGGACAGCGTCAGCGGATAGGAATTGCACGGGCGCTGGCGCTTGACCCAGATCTTATTATTGCCGATGAACCGATTTCCGCACTCGACGTTTCGGTCCAGGCCCAGGTTGTTAATCTTCTCGAAAGAATTCAGGAGGAAAAAGGCCTGACCTATTTATTTATCGCCCATGACCTGTCGATGGTTCAGCATATTTCAGACCGCATCGGCGTTATGTATTTAGGGCATATGGTCGAGCTGACAACAAGTGAGCAGCTTTACGACAAGCCGCTGCATCCTTATACGCAGGCTTTGCTATCGGCCATCCCTATTCCTGATCCTGATGTGGAAGACAGCCGGGAACAGGTGATTATCGAAGGTGAGCTTCCAAGCCCCATCGATCCGCCAAGCGGCTGTGTGTTTAGAACACGCTGTCCGTTTGTCATGAAAGCCTGCGCAGAGATAAAACCGATGTGGCAGGAAATCGAAAATGGACACTTTGCGGCCTGCCACCTTTATAATGATGATATTGAAGATAAAACGCCTATTAAGGGTCAGCCCAGCTTAATAAAAAGTTAA
- a CDS encoding C40 family peptidase, translating into MTQAEATRTTWVVQVPVATVWTSSESARSIDLPGVSNPSKIKEWLDQLTYETSLALSDDNLVQSQLLYGEEVIVDNIEGEWASVVIPTQPSKKDERGYPGYVPVRQLKEIPEEEWTGNGIAVVIKNTTLLIDDKGEPMFEISYLTSLPAISEEGEFIKVITPHGIGLVPAQDISIYPSREHIPKGNGEAILKAGKTFLDLPYFWGGMSSYGYDCSGFAYNMHKANGYVIPRDATDQAASGEEIKLDEVQPGDLLFFAYENGKGNIHHVGIYYGDGQMIHSPKTGKTIEIIPLKGTIYENELCSARRYWKESEDR; encoded by the coding sequence ATGACTCAAGCAGAAGCCACTCGCACGACATGGGTGGTCCAAGTACCTGTGGCCACAGTATGGACCTCTTCGGAATCCGCCCGATCGATAGATTTACCGGGGGTTTCGAATCCATCAAAAATTAAGGAATGGCTGGATCAATTAACCTATGAAACAAGCCTGGCACTCAGTGACGATAACCTCGTACAGTCCCAGCTGCTTTATGGGGAAGAAGTAATTGTTGATAATATTGAAGGTGAGTGGGCCAGTGTTGTAATTCCCACCCAGCCTTCGAAAAAAGACGAGCGAGGCTATCCAGGTTATGTTCCCGTACGACAACTCAAAGAAATTCCAGAAGAAGAATGGACAGGAAACGGAATTGCTGTGGTGATTAAAAACACCACACTTTTAATTGATGATAAAGGCGAGCCGATGTTTGAAATCAGTTATCTGACCTCCCTTCCTGCGATATCAGAAGAAGGCGAGTTTATTAAAGTAATAACTCCGCACGGCATCGGTCTGGTGCCTGCACAGGATATTTCTATTTACCCTTCAAGAGAACATATCCCTAAAGGGAACGGAGAAGCTATATTAAAAGCTGGAAAAACATTCCTTGACCTTCCCTATTTCTGGGGCGGCATGAGTTCTTATGGATATGATTGTTCAGGCTTTGCTTATAACATGCATAAAGCCAATGGATATGTAATTCCACGGGATGCGACCGACCAGGCGGCCAGCGGTGAAGAGATTAAACTCGATGAAGTTCAGCCTGGGGATCTTTTATTTTTCGCCTATGAAAATGGCAAGGGAAACATCCACCACGTTGGCATCTATTATGGTGATGGACAAATGATTCACTCCCCTAAGACAGGAAAAACCATCGAAATTATCCCTTTAAAAGGGACAATCTATGAAAACGAACTATGCTCAGCCAGAAGATATTGGAAAGAATCGGAGGATCGTTGA